In a genomic window of Physeter macrocephalus isolate SW-GA chromosome 14, ASM283717v5, whole genome shotgun sequence:
- the MARF1 gene encoding meiosis regulator and mRNA stability factor 1 isoform X3: protein MMEGNGTENSCSRTLGWLQQDNDAKPWLWKFSNCFSRPEQTLPLGPQTKDYMENKKVAVELKDVPSPLHAGSKLFPAVPLPDIHSLQQPKIQLSTVPKVSCCAHCPNDPSTSPMHFGGGGGGGTGSLIPPGALLDSQSTRTVTCQVGSGFAFQSASSLQSASARNNLASVASDFPSMCLESNLSPCKHLPCCGKLHFQSCHGNVHKLHQFPALQGCTSSAGYFPCSDFTSGAPGHLEEHISQSELTPHLCTNSLHLNVVPPVCLKGSLYCEDCLNKPARNSIIDAAKVWPNIPPPNTQTAPVTIPLCNGCGTKGTGKETTLLLATSLGKAASKFGSPEVTLAGQVLENLPPIGVFWDIENCSVPSGRSATAVVQRIREKFFKGHREAEFICVCDISKENKEVIQELNNCQVTVAHINATAKNAADDKLRQSLRRFANTHTAPATVVLVSTDVNFALELSDLRHRHGFHIILVHKNQASEALLHHANELIRFEEFISDLPPRLPVKMPCHTLLYVYNLPANKDGKSISNRLRRLSDNCGGKVLNITGCSAILRFINRDSAERALKRMENEDVFGNRIIVSFTPKSGELCETKSSNATADKAKSPKKLKNPKLCLIKDTSEPSSSAKAAPGKGSQANSGSATKNTNVKSLQELCRMESKTGTRSSEPQQGHLRPVAPPHRNLSAVAPAPKTSGVAESVYKTNPKKENLSARSVTSSPVEKKDKEETLFQVSYPSAFSKLIASRQVGPLLTPQSWSSRASPLAFNAANSSVGADCPDPFANGADIQISNLDYRLSRKELQQLMQEAFSRHGKVKSVELSPHTDYQLKAVVQMENLQEAISAVNSLHRYKIGSKKILVSLATGAANKSLCLLSAETMSILQDAPACCLPLFKFTDIYEKKFGHRLNVSDLYKLTDTVAIREQGNGRLVCLLPSSQARQSPLGSSQSHDGSSTNCSPIIFEELEYHEPVCRQHCPNKDFSEHEFDPDSYKIPFVILSLKTFAPQVHSLLQTHEGTVPLLSFPDCYASEFGELEVVQENRGGGVPLEHLITCVPGVNIATAQNGIKVVKWIHNKPPPPNTDPWLLRSKSPVGNPQLIQFSREVIDLLKSQTSCVIPISNFIPSYHHHFAKQCRVSDYGYSKLIELLEAVPHVLQILGMGSKRLLTLTHRAQVKRFTQDLLKLLKSQASKQVIVREFTQAYHWCFSKDWDVTEYGVCELIDIVSEIPDTTICLSQQDNEMVICIPKRERTQDEIERTKQFSKDVVDLLRHQPHFRMPFNKFIPSYHHHFGRQCKLAYYGFTKLLELFEAIPDILQVLECGEEKILTLTEVERFKALAAQFVKLLRSQKDNCLMMTDLLTEYAKTFGYTFRLQDYDVSSVSALTQKLCHVVKVADMESGKQIQLINRKSLRALTAQLLVLLMSWEGTAHLSVDELKRHYETTHSTPLNPCEYGFMTLTELLKSLPYLVEVFTNDKTEECVKLTSLYLFAKNVRSLLHTYHYQQLFLHEFSMAYTKYVGETLQPKTYGYSSVEELLGAIPQVVWIKGHGHKRIVVLKNDMKSRVSSLGLPSASHETRPSATERILEVPESHTALELKLGAGGDGPHPVEQELLRLTSDSPVDLLCAPVPSCLPSPQLRPDPVILQSADLIQFEEHPQEPSEIMVLSQEENMEIAIPIKNKNLPSDSSSSGVSAAVPVPPCLSTETPESLLSKDPVESPAKKQPKSRVKLAANFSFAPITKL, encoded by the exons aaagATTACATGGAGAACAAGAAAGTTGCTGTGGAATTAAAGGATGTACCATCTCCCCTTCATGCTGGCTCTAAACTTTTTCCAGCGGTCCCACTTCCAGATATCCATTCTCTTCAGCAACCTAAAATACAGCTTTCAACTGTCCCCAAAGTAAGCTGCTGTGCCCATTGCCCTAATGACCCCTCCACTTCGCCAATGCATTTTGGTGGTGGCGGTGGCGGAGGGACTGGTAGCTTGATTCCCCCAGGCGCACTGTTAGACTCGCAAAGCACCAGGACAGTCACGTGTCAGGTGGGGTCAGGGTTTGCTTTCCAGTCTGCATCTTCACTCCAGAGTGCCTCAGCTAGGAACAATTTGGCCAGCGTTGCAAGTGACTTTCCCAGCATGTGTCTAGAAAGTAATCTCTCTCCCTGCAAACACCTGCCCTGTTGTGGAAAGCTCCATTTCCAGTCATGTCATGGTAATGTGCACAAGCTGCATCAGTTTCCAGCTCTCCAGGGCTGCACCTCCTCCGCTGGCTATTTCCCCTGTTCTGATTTCACAAGTGGGGCTCCCGGGCACTTGGAAGAGCACATTTCACAGTCGGAGCTAACGCCTCACTTATGCACCAACTCTTTGCACCTAAATGTGGTACCTCCGGTTTGTTTAAAGGGCTCCCTTTACTGCGAAGACTGCCTCAACAAg ccgGCAAGAAATAGTATAATTGATGCTGCTAAAGTCTGGCCAAATATACCACCTCCAAATACTCAAACTGCACCTGTTACTATTCCTCTGTGTAATGGCTGTGGAACCAAAGGAACAGGGAAGGAGACCACGTTGTTATTGGCGACCAGTCTAGGCAAAGCTGCTTCGAAATTTG GGTCACCAGAAGTTACACTAGCCGGACAGGTGCTAGAAAACTTACCCCCCATTGGAGTTTTTTGGGATATTGAAAATTGCTCAGTCCCCTCTGGCCGCTCAGCTACTGCAGTTGTACAGAGAATTCGTGAGAAGTTTTTTAAAGGCCACAGAGAAGCAgaattcatttgtgtgtgtgacatcagtaaagaaaacaaagaagttaTTCAAGAGCTGAATAATTGccag GTAACCGTTGCCCACATCAATGCTACTGCAAAGAACGCTGCTGACGACAAGCTCCGCCAGAGCCTCCGAAGGTTTGCAAATACTCACACTGCTCCCGCCACTGTGGTTCTTGTGTCAA CTGATGTCAATTTCGCATTGGAACTTAGTGACCTGAGACACAGGCATGGTTTCCACATAATTTTGGTCCATAAAAACCAGGCCTCAGAAGCACTGCTGCATCATGCTAATGAGCTGATCAGATTTGAAGAATTCATTTCCGACCTGCCCCCCAGGTTACCAGTAAAAATGCCA TGCCACACTCTGCTCTATGTTTATAACCTACCAGCAAATAAAGATGGCAAGAGCATCAGCAACAGGCTCAGACGCCTGTCCGATAATTGTGGCGGGAAAGTGCTAAATATCACAGGCTGCAGCGCAATCCTCCGCTTCATAAACCGAGATAGTGCAGAGCGGGCTCTGAAGCGAATGGAAAATGAAGATGTCTTTGGTAATAGGATCATCGTGTCATTTACTCCAAAAAGTGGAGAACTCTGTGAAACGAAGAGTTCAAATGCAACTGCTGATAAAGCGAAGTCTCCCAAAAAACTTAAGAATCCAAAATTGTGCCTCATCAAAGATACAAGTGAACCATCTTCCAGTGCCAAAGCTGCACCTGGAAAAGGGTCGCAGGCAAATTCTGGATCTGCTACCAAAAATACCAATGTTAAAAGTTTACAG GAGCTATGCCGCATGGAGTCGAAGACTGGCACTCGAAGCAGTGAGCCCCAGCAAGGCCACCTGAGGCCGGTGGCACCTCCTCACAGAAATTTAAGTGCTGTAGCACCCGCACCTAAAACGTCGGGGGTGGCAGAATCCGTTTACAAAACCAATCCGAA AAAAGAGAACCTCAGTGCCCGCAGTGTTACCAGTTCTCCtgtagagaaaaaagataaagaggagACTCTGTTCCAAGTGAGTTACCCGTCTGCTTTTAGCAAGTTGATCGCATCCAGGCAAGTGGGTCCTCTGCTCACGCCTCAGTCTTGGTCTTCTCG AGCATCCCCGCTTGCTTTCAACGCTGCAAATTCGAGCGTTGGTGCCGACTGCCCAGACCCGTTTGCAAATGGTGCTGACATCCAGATCAGCAACCTAGACTACAGATTGTCCCGGAAGGAGCTGCAGCAGCTCATGCAGGAAGCGTTTTCTAGACACGGCAAG GTGAAGAGTGTTGAGCTCAGCCCACACACAGATTATCAGCTCAAAGCTGTTGTTCAGATGGAAAACTTACAAGAAGCAATCAGTGCGGTGAATAGCCTCCACAGATACAAGATTGGCAGCAAGAAGATCCTGGTCTCACTTGCCACGGGAGCTGCTAATAAATCACTCTGTTTACTGAg TGCAGAAACAATGTCCATTCTTCAGGATGCTCCCGCCTGTTGTctgcctctttttaaatttacagatatctatgaaaaaaa GTTTGGACACAGGTTGAATGTGTCAGATTTGTATAAACTAACAGACACAGTCGCAATCCGTGAACAAGGAAATGGCAGACTGGTGTGTCTCTTACCCAGCAGTCAGGCCCGCCAGAGCCCCTTGGGGTCTTCCCAGTCACATGACGGCTCCTCAACAAACTGCAGCCCAATTATATTTGAAGAGTTAGAATATCACGAGCCTGTCTGCAGGCAGCACTGTCCCAATAAGGATTTCAG TGAACATGAATTTGATCCAGACTCTTACAAGATTCCTTTTGTGATTCTCTCGCTGAAGACGTTCGCACCCCAGGTTCATAGTCTTCTGCAGACACACGAGGGCACCGTGCCTTTATTAAG TTTTCCAGATTGTTATGCCTCAGAGTTTGGTGAACTAGAAGTAGTGCAGGAAAACCGAGGGGGGGGTGTTCCCTTGGAACACCTCATCACCTGCGTGCCAGGTGTGAACATCGCCACCGCACAGAATGGCATCAAAGTAGTTAAGTGGATTCACAACAAGCCCCCGCCTCCAAACACAG ATCCTTGGCTTCTGCGTTCTAAAAGTCCTGTGGGTAACCCCCAGCTGATCCAGTTCAGTAGAGAAGTGATCGATTTACTGAAGAGCCAGACATCCTGTGTCATACCAATTAGTAATTTCATCCCATCTTACCACCATCATTTTGCAAAGCAATGCCGGGTATCAGACTATGGATATTCCAAGCTGATCGAATTGTTAGAAGCAGTGCCTCATGTGTTGCAG ATTCTTGGAATGGGCTCCAAACGCTTGCTGACCCTTACCCACAGGGCCCAGGTGAAGCGCTTTACTCAGGATTTACTAAAACTTCTCAAATCCCAAGCCAGCAAACAAGTCATTGTCAGAGAATTCACGCAGGCTTATCATTG GTGTTTCTCAAAGGACTGGGATGTCACCGAATATGGTGTTTGTGAGTTGATTGATATCGTATCAGAGATTCCAGACACAACCATCTGCTTGTCCCAACAAGATAATGAAATGGTGATTTGTATCCCCAAAAGAG aacgtacccaggatgaaatagaaaggACAAAACAGTTCTCCAAGGATGTTGTGGATTTGCTGCGACACCAACCCCATTTCCGGATGCCCTTTAATAAATTTATCCCCTCTTACCATCACCACTTTGGCCGGCAGTGCAAACTCGCATACTATGGGTTTACCAAACTACTCGAACTTTTTGAAGCCATACCTGATATTTTACAA GTATTGGAATGTGGAGAAGAAAAAATCCTCACTTTGACAGAGGTCGAACGGTTCAAAGCTCTAGCTGCCCAGTTTGTTAAACTCCTTCGGTCCCAAAAAGATAACTGCCTTATGATGACAGATCTGCTTACAGAATATGCTAAGACTTTTGGTTACACATTTCGTCTCCAAGACTATGATGTCAGTTCAGTTTCGGCTCTAACACAGAAACTCTGCCATGTTGTaaag GTTGCTGATATGGAATCTGGCAAACAGATTCAGCTGATCAACCGCAAGTCTCTGCGTGCTCTCACTGCCCAACTGCTGGTATTGCTGATGTCTTGGGAGGGAACTGCCCATCTTTCTGTTGATGAGCTCAAGAGACACTATGAAACCACCCACAGTACTCCTCTCAACCCCTGTGAATATGGGTTCATGACTTTGACCGAACTTCTGAAGAGTCTGCCTTACTTAGTTGAG GTTTTTACTAATGATAAGACAGAGGAGTGTGTGAAGCTCACAAGCCTGTATTTGTTTGCCAAGAACGTGCGGTCTTTGCTTCATACTTACCACTACCAGCAGCTTTTCCTTCATGAATTTTCCATGGCCTATACCAAGTATGTCGGAGAAACACTGCAACCCAAGACGTATGGCTACAGTAGTGTTGAGGAGCTCTTGGGAGCGATCCCGCAG GTGGTCTGGATAAAAGGACATGGTCATAAGAGAATCGTAGTGttaaaaaatgacatgaaaa GTCGTGTGAGTTCACTTGGTCTCCCCTCTGCCAGTCATGAAACCCGGCCCTCAGCTACCGAGCGCATCCTGGAGGTGCCCGAATCTCACACAGCCTTGGAACTCAAACTCGGAGCAGGTGGTGACG GGCCCCATCCAGTGGAGCAGGAGCTCCTCCGCCTGACCAGCGACTCCCCTGTGGACCTCCTGTGCGCGCCTGTCCCTTCGTGCCTGCCGTCCCCTCAGCTGAGACCGGATCCCGTCATCCTCCAGTCTGCTGATCTCATTCAGTTTGAGGAGCACCCTCAAGAGCCTTCTG AAATTATGGTTTTAAGCCAAGAAGAGAACATGGAAATTGCAATAccaataaagaacaaaaacctgCCCTCTGATTCCAGCTCATCTGGCGTCTCAGCAGCTGTCCCAGtgcctccctgcctctccacGGAAACCCCAGAGTCGCTGCTCAGCAAGGACCCTGTGGAAAGCCCAGCCAAAAAGCAACCCAAAAGTAGAGTAAAATTGGCAGCCAACTTTTCCTTTGCGCCTATAACCAAGCTTTGA
- the MARF1 gene encoding meiosis regulator and mRNA stability factor 1 isoform X6: MMEGNGTENSCSRTLGWLQQDNDAKPWLWKFSNCFSRPEQTLPLGPQTKDYMENKKVAVELKDVPSPLHAGSKLFPAVPLPDIHSLQQPKIQLSTVPKPARNSIIDAAKVWPNIPPPNTQTAPVTIPLCNGCGTKGTGKETTLLLATSLGKAASKFGSPEVTLAGQVLENLPPIGVFWDIENCSVPSGRSATAVVQRIREKFFKGHREAEFICVCDISKENKEVIQELNNCQVTVAHINATAKNAADDKLRQSLRRFANTHTAPATVVLVSTDVNFALELSDLRHRHGFHIILVHKNQASEALLHHANELIRFEEFISDLPPRLPVKMPCHTLLYVYNLPANKDGKSISNRLRRLSDNCGGKVLNITGCSAILRFINRDSAERALKRMENEDVFGNRIIVSFTPKSGELCETKSSNATADKAKSPKKLKNPKLCLIKDTSEPSSSAKAAPGKGSQANSGSATKNTNVKSLQELCRMESKTGTRSSEPQQGHLRPVAPPHRNLSAVAPAPKTSGVAESVYKTNPKKENLSARSVTSSPVEKKDKEETLFQVSYPSAFSKLIASRQVGPLLTPQSWSSRRSMSPNLLNRASPLAFNAANSSVGADCPDPFANGADIQISNLDYRLSRKELQQLMQEAFSRHGKVKSVELSPHTDYQLKAVVQMENLQEAISAVNSLHRYKIGSKKILVSLATGAANKSLCLLSAETMSILQDAPACCLPLFKFTDIYEKKFGHRLNVSDLYKLTDTVAIREQGNGRLVCLLPSSQARQSPLGSSQSHDGSSTNCSPIIFEELEYHEPVCRQHCPNKDFSEHEFDPDSYKIPFVILSLKTFAPQVHSLLQTHEGTVPLLSFPDCYASEFGELEVVQENRGGGVPLEHLITCVPGVNIATAQNGIKVVKWIHNKPPPPNTDPWLLRSKSPVGNPQLIQFSREVIDLLKSQTSCVIPISNFIPSYHHHFAKQCRVSDYGYSKLIELLEAVPHVLQILGMGSKRLLTLTHRAQVKRFTQDLLKLLKSQASKQVIVREFTQAYHWCFSKDWDVTEYGVCELIDIVSEIPDTTICLSQQDNEMVICIPKRERTQDEIERTKQFSKDVVDLLRHQPHFRMPFNKFIPSYHHHFGRQCKLAYYGFTKLLELFEAIPDILQVLECGEEKILTLTEVERFKALAAQFVKLLRSQKDNCLMMTDLLTEYAKTFGYTFRLQDYDVSSVSALTQKLCHVVKVADMESGKQIQLINRKSLRALTAQLLVLLMSWEGTAHLSVDELKRHYETTHSTPLNPCEYGFMTLTELLKSLPYLVEVFTNDKTEECVKLTSLYLFAKNVRSLLHTYHYQQLFLHEFSMAYTKYVGETLQPKTYGYSSVEELLGAIPQVVWIKGHGHKRIVVLKNDMKSRVSSLGLPSASHETRPSATERILEVPESHTALELKLGAGGDGPHPVEQELLRLTSDSPVDLLCAPVPSCLPSPQLRPDPVILQSADLIQFEEHPQEPSEIMVLSQEENMEIAIPIKNKNLPSDSSSSGVSAAVPVPPCLSTETPESLLSKDPVESPAKKQPKSRVKLAANFSFAPITKL; the protein is encoded by the exons aaagATTACATGGAGAACAAGAAAGTTGCTGTGGAATTAAAGGATGTACCATCTCCCCTTCATGCTGGCTCTAAACTTTTTCCAGCGGTCCCACTTCCAGATATCCATTCTCTTCAGCAACCTAAAATACAGCTTTCAACTGTCCCCAAA ccgGCAAGAAATAGTATAATTGATGCTGCTAAAGTCTGGCCAAATATACCACCTCCAAATACTCAAACTGCACCTGTTACTATTCCTCTGTGTAATGGCTGTGGAACCAAAGGAACAGGGAAGGAGACCACGTTGTTATTGGCGACCAGTCTAGGCAAAGCTGCTTCGAAATTTG GGTCACCAGAAGTTACACTAGCCGGACAGGTGCTAGAAAACTTACCCCCCATTGGAGTTTTTTGGGATATTGAAAATTGCTCAGTCCCCTCTGGCCGCTCAGCTACTGCAGTTGTACAGAGAATTCGTGAGAAGTTTTTTAAAGGCCACAGAGAAGCAgaattcatttgtgtgtgtgacatcagtaaagaaaacaaagaagttaTTCAAGAGCTGAATAATTGccag GTAACCGTTGCCCACATCAATGCTACTGCAAAGAACGCTGCTGACGACAAGCTCCGCCAGAGCCTCCGAAGGTTTGCAAATACTCACACTGCTCCCGCCACTGTGGTTCTTGTGTCAA CTGATGTCAATTTCGCATTGGAACTTAGTGACCTGAGACACAGGCATGGTTTCCACATAATTTTGGTCCATAAAAACCAGGCCTCAGAAGCACTGCTGCATCATGCTAATGAGCTGATCAGATTTGAAGAATTCATTTCCGACCTGCCCCCCAGGTTACCAGTAAAAATGCCA TGCCACACTCTGCTCTATGTTTATAACCTACCAGCAAATAAAGATGGCAAGAGCATCAGCAACAGGCTCAGACGCCTGTCCGATAATTGTGGCGGGAAAGTGCTAAATATCACAGGCTGCAGCGCAATCCTCCGCTTCATAAACCGAGATAGTGCAGAGCGGGCTCTGAAGCGAATGGAAAATGAAGATGTCTTTGGTAATAGGATCATCGTGTCATTTACTCCAAAAAGTGGAGAACTCTGTGAAACGAAGAGTTCAAATGCAACTGCTGATAAAGCGAAGTCTCCCAAAAAACTTAAGAATCCAAAATTGTGCCTCATCAAAGATACAAGTGAACCATCTTCCAGTGCCAAAGCTGCACCTGGAAAAGGGTCGCAGGCAAATTCTGGATCTGCTACCAAAAATACCAATGTTAAAAGTTTACAG GAGCTATGCCGCATGGAGTCGAAGACTGGCACTCGAAGCAGTGAGCCCCAGCAAGGCCACCTGAGGCCGGTGGCACCTCCTCACAGAAATTTAAGTGCTGTAGCACCCGCACCTAAAACGTCGGGGGTGGCAGAATCCGTTTACAAAACCAATCCGAA AAAAGAGAACCTCAGTGCCCGCAGTGTTACCAGTTCTCCtgtagagaaaaaagataaagaggagACTCTGTTCCAAGTGAGTTACCCGTCTGCTTTTAGCAAGTTGATCGCATCCAGGCAAGTGGGTCCTCTGCTCACGCCTCAGTCTTGGTCTTCTCG CAGGAGTATGTCTCCAAACCTCTTAAACAGAGCATCCCCGCTTGCTTTCAACGCTGCAAATTCGAGCGTTGGTGCCGACTGCCCAGACCCGTTTGCAAATGGTGCTGACATCCAGATCAGCAACCTAGACTACAGATTGTCCCGGAAGGAGCTGCAGCAGCTCATGCAGGAAGCGTTTTCTAGACACGGCAAG GTGAAGAGTGTTGAGCTCAGCCCACACACAGATTATCAGCTCAAAGCTGTTGTTCAGATGGAAAACTTACAAGAAGCAATCAGTGCGGTGAATAGCCTCCACAGATACAAGATTGGCAGCAAGAAGATCCTGGTCTCACTTGCCACGGGAGCTGCTAATAAATCACTCTGTTTACTGAg TGCAGAAACAATGTCCATTCTTCAGGATGCTCCCGCCTGTTGTctgcctctttttaaatttacagatatctatgaaaaaaa GTTTGGACACAGGTTGAATGTGTCAGATTTGTATAAACTAACAGACACAGTCGCAATCCGTGAACAAGGAAATGGCAGACTGGTGTGTCTCTTACCCAGCAGTCAGGCCCGCCAGAGCCCCTTGGGGTCTTCCCAGTCACATGACGGCTCCTCAACAAACTGCAGCCCAATTATATTTGAAGAGTTAGAATATCACGAGCCTGTCTGCAGGCAGCACTGTCCCAATAAGGATTTCAG TGAACATGAATTTGATCCAGACTCTTACAAGATTCCTTTTGTGATTCTCTCGCTGAAGACGTTCGCACCCCAGGTTCATAGTCTTCTGCAGACACACGAGGGCACCGTGCCTTTATTAAG TTTTCCAGATTGTTATGCCTCAGAGTTTGGTGAACTAGAAGTAGTGCAGGAAAACCGAGGGGGGGGTGTTCCCTTGGAACACCTCATCACCTGCGTGCCAGGTGTGAACATCGCCACCGCACAGAATGGCATCAAAGTAGTTAAGTGGATTCACAACAAGCCCCCGCCTCCAAACACAG ATCCTTGGCTTCTGCGTTCTAAAAGTCCTGTGGGTAACCCCCAGCTGATCCAGTTCAGTAGAGAAGTGATCGATTTACTGAAGAGCCAGACATCCTGTGTCATACCAATTAGTAATTTCATCCCATCTTACCACCATCATTTTGCAAAGCAATGCCGGGTATCAGACTATGGATATTCCAAGCTGATCGAATTGTTAGAAGCAGTGCCTCATGTGTTGCAG ATTCTTGGAATGGGCTCCAAACGCTTGCTGACCCTTACCCACAGGGCCCAGGTGAAGCGCTTTACTCAGGATTTACTAAAACTTCTCAAATCCCAAGCCAGCAAACAAGTCATTGTCAGAGAATTCACGCAGGCTTATCATTG GTGTTTCTCAAAGGACTGGGATGTCACCGAATATGGTGTTTGTGAGTTGATTGATATCGTATCAGAGATTCCAGACACAACCATCTGCTTGTCCCAACAAGATAATGAAATGGTGATTTGTATCCCCAAAAGAG aacgtacccaggatgaaatagaaaggACAAAACAGTTCTCCAAGGATGTTGTGGATTTGCTGCGACACCAACCCCATTTCCGGATGCCCTTTAATAAATTTATCCCCTCTTACCATCACCACTTTGGCCGGCAGTGCAAACTCGCATACTATGGGTTTACCAAACTACTCGAACTTTTTGAAGCCATACCTGATATTTTACAA GTATTGGAATGTGGAGAAGAAAAAATCCTCACTTTGACAGAGGTCGAACGGTTCAAAGCTCTAGCTGCCCAGTTTGTTAAACTCCTTCGGTCCCAAAAAGATAACTGCCTTATGATGACAGATCTGCTTACAGAATATGCTAAGACTTTTGGTTACACATTTCGTCTCCAAGACTATGATGTCAGTTCAGTTTCGGCTCTAACACAGAAACTCTGCCATGTTGTaaag GTTGCTGATATGGAATCTGGCAAACAGATTCAGCTGATCAACCGCAAGTCTCTGCGTGCTCTCACTGCCCAACTGCTGGTATTGCTGATGTCTTGGGAGGGAACTGCCCATCTTTCTGTTGATGAGCTCAAGAGACACTATGAAACCACCCACAGTACTCCTCTCAACCCCTGTGAATATGGGTTCATGACTTTGACCGAACTTCTGAAGAGTCTGCCTTACTTAGTTGAG GTTTTTACTAATGATAAGACAGAGGAGTGTGTGAAGCTCACAAGCCTGTATTTGTTTGCCAAGAACGTGCGGTCTTTGCTTCATACTTACCACTACCAGCAGCTTTTCCTTCATGAATTTTCCATGGCCTATACCAAGTATGTCGGAGAAACACTGCAACCCAAGACGTATGGCTACAGTAGTGTTGAGGAGCTCTTGGGAGCGATCCCGCAG GTGGTCTGGATAAAAGGACATGGTCATAAGAGAATCGTAGTGttaaaaaatgacatgaaaa GTCGTGTGAGTTCACTTGGTCTCCCCTCTGCCAGTCATGAAACCCGGCCCTCAGCTACCGAGCGCATCCTGGAGGTGCCCGAATCTCACACAGCCTTGGAACTCAAACTCGGAGCAGGTGGTGACG GGCCCCATCCAGTGGAGCAGGAGCTCCTCCGCCTGACCAGCGACTCCCCTGTGGACCTCCTGTGCGCGCCTGTCCCTTCGTGCCTGCCGTCCCCTCAGCTGAGACCGGATCCCGTCATCCTCCAGTCTGCTGATCTCATTCAGTTTGAGGAGCACCCTCAAGAGCCTTCTG AAATTATGGTTTTAAGCCAAGAAGAGAACATGGAAATTGCAATAccaataaagaacaaaaacctgCCCTCTGATTCCAGCTCATCTGGCGTCTCAGCAGCTGTCCCAGtgcctccctgcctctccacGGAAACCCCAGAGTCGCTGCTCAGCAAGGACCCTGTGGAAAGCCCAGCCAAAAAGCAACCCAAAAGTAGAGTAAAATTGGCAGCCAACTTTTCCTTTGCGCCTATAACCAAGCTTTGA